One Bosea sp. 685 DNA segment encodes these proteins:
- the hpxZ gene encoding oxalurate catabolism protein HpxZ, translating into MKINDPAVLAEVEAAFAAYEKALTTNDVETLDALFKDSPQTLRYGVGENLYGYAEIAAFRAARSPVGVMRTIERTVITAYGDAMATANTLFRRDSMVGKIGRQSQTWVKFPEGWRVVSAHVSVIAE; encoded by the coding sequence ATGAAGATCAACGACCCCGCCGTGCTTGCCGAAGTCGAGGCCGCTTTTGCGGCTTATGAGAAAGCGCTGACGACCAATGATGTCGAGACGCTTGATGCGCTGTTCAAGGACAGCCCGCAGACGCTGCGCTACGGCGTGGGCGAAAATCTCTACGGCTATGCCGAAATCGCGGCCTTCCGTGCGGCGCGTTCGCCGGTCGGGGTGATGCGCACGATCGAGCGCACCGTCATCACCGCTTACGGCGATGCCATGGCCACGGCCAACACGCTGTTCCGGCGCGACAGCATGGTGGGCAAGATTGGGCGGCAAAGCCAAACCTGGGTCAAGTTCCCGGAAGGCTGGCGGGTCGTCAGCGCCCATGTCAGCGTGATCGCGGAATGA
- a CDS encoding GntR family transcriptional regulator, producing MPPRRAAAVGLKPAAPTRTESLRLQIADEIVSGALEPGTPLDEQELAARFGVSRTPVREAIRQLSSSGLVSVRPHRGAVVALPTPRQLHDMFEVMAELEGLCAGLAARNMTVPERRGLEGLHQALRTLVHEGDPARYHETNEAFHAAIYAGTHNGYLAELTLMTRARVAPFRRAQFRATGRLGGSYQEHDTIVQAILRGDQAGATEAMRAHIGIVRDAFSSYAEAR from the coding sequence ATGCCGCCTCGCCGCGCCGCCGCCGTTGGACTCAAGCCCGCAGCCCCCACGCGCACGGAAAGCTTGCGGCTCCAGATTGCCGACGAGATCGTCTCGGGCGCGCTCGAGCCCGGCACGCCGCTCGACGAACAGGAGCTCGCCGCGCGCTTCGGCGTTTCGCGCACGCCGGTTCGGGAGGCGATCCGCCAGCTCTCGAGCTCGGGGCTGGTCAGCGTCAGGCCCCATCGCGGCGCGGTCGTGGCGCTGCCGACGCCGCGCCAGCTCCACGACATGTTCGAGGTTATGGCGGAGCTCGAAGGGCTTTGCGCCGGGCTTGCCGCCCGCAACATGACGGTGCCGGAGCGGCGCGGGCTTGAAGGGCTGCACCAGGCCTTGCGCACGCTCGTCCATGAGGGCGATCCGGCGCGCTATCACGAGACGAACGAAGCCTTCCACGCCGCGATCTATGCTGGAACGCATAACGGCTATCTCGCCGAACTCACCTTGATGACGCGGGCCCGCGTCGCGCCGTTTCGCCGGGCGCAGTTCCGTGCCACGGGGCGGTTGGGTGGCTCCTATCAGGAGCACGACACGATCGTGCAGGCGATCCTGCGCGGCGATCAGGCCGGCGCGACCGAGGCGATGCGCGCCCATATCGGCATCGTGCGCGATGCCTTCAGCAGCTATGCCGAGGCGCGGTGA
- the atzF gene encoding allophanate hydrolase, whose translation MPTLSALLADHLDGRVTIAETISACYARHRAHGDAAIFIALRPEAEALAEAERLQAEGPRGRKLWGVPVAVKDNIDVAGLATTAACPAFAYTPTADASTVARLRAQGAIIIGKTNLDQFATGLNGTRSPYGVPRNALRADLVPGGSSSGSASAVAAGIVPVALGTDTAGSGRVPAGLQNLIGLKPSLGLVPTAGVVPACRTLDCVSVFALATDDAFAVLEVIAGPDISDPFSRPVPLGQPGAIPPQFKLGIPGPADLDFDGDAKAAESFALAVERARSLGATIVPLDMTPFYDTARLLYDGPWVAERFLAIRDLLARDPEAILPVIRQVIAGKPLPDAADAFAARYKLAELALAAKAALNGIDAMMVPTAPRPVTLAQMAADPIGQNSMLGRYTNFVNLLDMCALAVPVSLTEDGTAAGVTFIAPSGHDAALAGLGRAFHAASGLTLGATGTDAPVLAARPIAPAPGTIEIAVVGAHLSGMPLNGELTGLGASFLRATTTTAEYRLFALPGGPPARPGLVRVAPGQGAAIALEVWALPAEGFGRFVAGIPAPLGIGTLALADATRVKGFLCEAIATEGARDVTEYGGWRAYVSAQMSAA comes from the coding sequence GTGCCGACACTGAGCGCCCTCCTTGCCGACCATCTCGACGGCCGCGTCACGATCGCCGAGACGATCTCCGCCTGCTATGCGCGCCATCGCGCCCATGGCGACGCGGCCATCTTCATCGCTTTGCGGCCCGAAGCCGAGGCGCTGGCGGAGGCCGAACGCCTCCAGGCTGAGGGTCCGCGCGGCCGCAAGCTCTGGGGCGTGCCGGTCGCGGTGAAGGACAATATCGACGTCGCCGGCTTGGCCACCACGGCCGCCTGCCCGGCCTTCGCCTATACGCCGACCGCGGACGCCAGCACCGTGGCGCGATTGCGCGCGCAGGGCGCAATCATCATCGGCAAGACCAATCTCGACCAGTTCGCCACCGGGCTGAACGGCACACGCTCGCCCTATGGCGTGCCGCGCAACGCCCTGCGCGCCGATCTGGTGCCCGGCGGTTCCAGTTCAGGGTCGGCGAGCGCGGTCGCTGCCGGCATCGTCCCGGTTGCGCTCGGCACGGACACGGCAGGCTCGGGCCGCGTGCCTGCCGGCCTGCAGAACCTCATTGGCCTGAAGCCGAGCCTCGGCCTCGTGCCCACAGCCGGCGTCGTGCCCGCCTGCCGCACGCTCGATTGCGTCTCCGTCTTCGCCCTGGCGACCGACGACGCCTTCGCAGTGCTGGAGGTGATCGCGGGGCCGGATATCTCCGACCCCTTTTCCCGCCCTGTTCCTCTCGGCCAGCCGGGCGCGATCCCGCCGCAGTTCAAACTCGGCATTCCAGGCCCCGCCGATCTCGATTTCGACGGCGATGCCAAGGCGGCAGAAAGCTTCGCGCTGGCAGTCGAACGCGCCCGCTCGCTCGGCGCGACGATCGTGCCGCTCGACATGACACCGTTCTACGACACCGCCCGGCTGCTCTATGACGGCCCCTGGGTCGCGGAACGCTTTCTTGCCATCCGCGACCTGCTGGCGCGCGACCCCGAGGCGATCCTGCCGGTGATCCGGCAGGTCATCGCCGGCAAGCCCCTGCCGGACGCAGCCGATGCCTTCGCCGCGCGCTACAAGCTGGCCGAACTCGCACTGGCTGCGAAGGCAGCCCTGAACGGCATCGATGCGATGATGGTGCCGACAGCACCACGCCCGGTCACGCTGGCGCAAATGGCGGCAGACCCCATCGGTCAGAACTCCATGCTCGGCCGCTACACCAATTTCGTGAACCTGCTCGACATGTGTGCGCTCGCCGTGCCGGTGAGCCTGACCGAAGACGGCACGGCAGCCGGCGTCACCTTCATCGCGCCAAGCGGCCATGACGCGGCGCTGGCCGGCCTCGGCCGCGCCTTCCATGCCGCATCCGGCCTGACTCTGGGCGCAACGGGCACAGACGCGCCGGTGCTGGCGGCGCGGCCCATAGCCCCCGCTCCCGGCACGATCGAGATCGCCGTCGTCGGCGCGCATCTCTCCGGCATGCCGCTCAACGGCGAATTGACCGGGCTCGGAGCGAGCTTCCTGCGCGCGACGACGACCACGGCCGAGTACCGCCTCTTCGCCCTCCCCGGCGGACCGCCGGCCCGGCCCGGCCTGGTGCGCGTCGCGCCCGGCCAAGGCGCAGCAATCGCGCTCGAAGTCTGGGCACTACCGGCGGAAGGTTTTGGCCGCTTCGTCGCCGGCATCCCCGCCCCGCTCGGCATCGGCACGCTCGCTCTAGCGGATGCTACGCGGGTCAAGGGCTTCCTCTGCGAGGCCATCGCCACGGAAGGTGCGCGCGACGTCACGGAATATGGCGGCTGGCGGGCTTATGTTTCGGCGCAGATGAGCGCGGCGTGA
- a CDS encoding isochorismatase family cysteine hydrolase, with protein MSRSEIPAQPFPLSVDFARTALVIIDMQRDFLEPGGFGAALGNDVSLLVAAVGPCQAILAGAREAGMLVIHTREGHRPDLSDAPPAKVLRGDPTKRIGAAGPMGRILIRGEAGHDIVPALAPLADEPVIDKPGKGAFYQTDLDLMLRNRGIEALLVTGVTTEVCVHTTVREANDRGYRCLVLGDACASYFPEFHEVGLRMIAAQGGIFGWVSTTGEVLAALSAAKRAA; from the coding sequence GTGAGCCGGTCCGAGATTCCAGCCCAGCCTTTTCCGCTCAGCGTCGATTTCGCGCGCACCGCGCTCGTGATCATCGACATGCAGCGCGATTTCCTGGAGCCGGGTGGGTTTGGGGCTGCGCTCGGCAATGATGTCTCGCTGCTCGTCGCTGCGGTCGGACCCTGCCAGGCCATCCTGGCCGGTGCGCGCGAAGCCGGCATGCTGGTGATCCATACCCGCGAGGGCCACAGGCCGGATCTGTCGGACGCGCCGCCGGCCAAGGTTTTGCGAGGCGATCCGACGAAGCGCATCGGCGCGGCAGGTCCGATGGGGCGCATCCTGATCCGGGGCGAGGCCGGCCATGACATCGTTCCGGCGCTCGCGCCCCTGGCCGACGAGCCGGTAATCGACAAGCCGGGCAAGGGCGCCTTCTACCAAACCGATCTCGATCTCATGTTGCGCAATCGCGGGATCGAGGCGCTGCTCGTCACCGGCGTGACGACCGAGGTCTGCGTCCACACCACGGTGCGCGAGGCAAATGACCGGGGCTATCGCTGCCTCGTGCTCGGCGACGCCTGCGCCTCCTATTTCCCGGAATTCCATGAGGTGGGTCTGCGCATGATCGCGGCCCAGGGCGGGATTTTCGGCTGGGTTTCCACGACAGGCGAGGTGCTGGCAGCGCTCAGCGCTGCCAAGCGCGCTGCCTGA
- a CDS encoding regulator, with protein sequence MATATAATTSPKLWTPGDWNALFGFGTNILVNLLVLTGLLQFVLKMPSEIVFGRILPALGLMMALSTGYYAWLAWKLAKETGRDDVCALPSGISVPHMFVVTFVIMLPIASMTGDPVKGWEAGLVWVFFQSFILMIGGFIAPYIRKITPRAALLGTLAGVSIAFISMRPALEIFLTPAIGLVCLAIILVSWFGGVRYPRGIPAGLVAIAFGMVIAWGSALLGLDVGGLSLAKLGAAFSTFGFSLPLPAVDHVFSGFSYLGVILVTAIPFGIYDLVEAMDNVESAEAAGDHYPTTRVLTADGIVSLIGCLMGNPFINAVYIGHPGWKAMGGRIGYSAATGLIVVVLCWFGVIALLLALIPIVAISPILLYIGMLIGAQAFQTTPVSHAPAIVLALTPHLAAWAKVLIDGALGAAGTNAAAVGIDKMANMGVLYHGLELMGGGAILSGLVLGAIAVFVIEKQFLHAAAFAAAGAILTYFGLMHGEAIGIGKGLGVTPSISLAYAMVAGFLYLCSRSLVGAEAPKPMISEPQGVLEPAE encoded by the coding sequence ATGGCGACGGCGACCGCGGCGACGACCTCACCGAAACTCTGGACGCCGGGCGACTGGAACGCCCTGTTCGGCTTCGGCACTAATATCCTGGTCAACCTGCTGGTGTTGACCGGCTTGCTGCAATTCGTGCTGAAGATGCCGAGCGAGATCGTCTTCGGGCGCATCCTGCCGGCGCTTGGGCTGATGATGGCCCTCTCGACCGGCTATTATGCCTGGCTCGCCTGGAAGCTCGCCAAGGAAACCGGCCGCGACGATGTTTGCGCGCTGCCTTCGGGCATCAGCGTGCCGCATATGTTCGTCGTCACCTTCGTGATCATGCTGCCGATCGCCTCGATGACCGGCGACCCGGTCAAGGGCTGGGAAGCCGGCCTCGTCTGGGTCTTCTTCCAGAGCTTCATCCTGATGATCGGCGGCTTCATCGCGCCCTATATCCGCAAGATCACGCCGCGCGCGGCGCTGCTCGGCACGCTGGCCGGCGTCTCGATCGCCTTCATCTCGATGCGTCCGGCGCTGGAGATTTTTCTCACGCCGGCGATCGGGCTTGTCTGCCTTGCGATCATCCTGGTGAGCTGGTTCGGCGGCGTGCGCTATCCCAGGGGCATTCCGGCGGGGCTTGTCGCCATCGCCTTCGGCATGGTCATCGCCTGGGGTTCGGCGCTGCTGGGGCTCGATGTCGGTGGCCTGAGCCTCGCCAAGCTGGGCGCGGCCTTCTCGACCTTCGGCTTCTCGCTGCCGCTGCCGGCGGTCGACCATGTCTTCTCGGGCTTCAGCTATCTCGGCGTCATTCTCGTCACCGCGATCCCCTTCGGCATCTACGATCTCGTCGAGGCGATGGACAATGTCGAGAGCGCGGAAGCCGCCGGCGACCATTACCCGACGACGCGGGTGCTGACGGCCGACGGCATCGTCAGCCTGATCGGCTGCCTGATGGGCAACCCCTTCATCAACGCGGTCTATATCGGCCATCCCGGCTGGAAGGCGATGGGCGGGCGCATCGGCTATTCCGCCGCGACCGGGCTGATCGTCGTCGTGCTGTGCTGGTTTGGCGTCATCGCGCTCTTGCTGGCGCTGATCCCGATCGTCGCGATCTCGCCGATCCTGCTCTATATCGGCATGCTGATCGGCGCTCAGGCCTTCCAGACCACACCGGTGAGCCATGCGCCGGCGATCGTGCTGGCGCTGACGCCGCATCTTGCCGCCTGGGCCAAGGTGCTGATCGACGGAGCGCTTGGAGCCGCCGGCACCAATGCGGCGGCGGTTGGCATCGACAAGATGGCGAATATGGGTGTGCTCTATCACGGGCTCGAACTGATGGGCGGCGGCGCGATCCTGTCGGGGCTCGTGCTCGGCGCCATCGCTGTCTTCGTCATCGAGAAGCAATTCCTGCACGCAGCGGCCTTCGCGGCTGCAGGCGCCATCCTCACCTATTTCGGGCTGATGCATGGCGAGGCGATCGGCATCGGCAAGGGGCTCGGCGTCACACCCTCGATCAGCCTCGCCTACGCGATGGTGGCGGGCTTCCTCTATCTCTGCTCGCGTTCGCTGGTCGGAGCCGAGGCGCCCAAGCCCATGATCTCCGAACCGCAGGGCGTATTGGAACCGGCCGAATGA
- a CDS encoding DUF4089 domain-containing protein: MSQTKPAFDAARHLDAMAPALGLTITEKQRPGVLQFLGVAHLMSEILRAAPLDDASFELAPVFRPGRTSDGEPA, translated from the coding sequence ATGAGCCAGACGAAACCCGCCTTCGACGCCGCGCGCCACCTCGACGCGATGGCCCCGGCGCTGGGCCTGACGATCACGGAGAAGCAGCGCCCCGGCGTGCTGCAGTTCCTTGGTGTCGCGCATCTGATGTCGGAGATCCTGCGCGCCGCGCCGCTCGACGACGCCTCCTTCGAGCTCGCGCCTGTGTTCCGGCCGGGGCGGACCAGCGACGGAGAGCCTGCGTGA
- a CDS encoding AtzE family amidohydrolase, translating into MSFDAFTPAHLIAAQIRDGAVSAETVVTGFLDRIARINPQVNAFTDVTAERALAQARGIDAARIAGKTLGPLAGVPFAAKNLFDIEGLPTRAGSKINRERAPAPRDAVLIERLSAAGAVLVGGLNMGEYAYDFTGENAHDGACRNPHDLARMAGGSSSGSGSATAAGLAPLSLGSDTNGSIRVPSSLCGVFGLKPTYGRLPRTRSFPFCDSLDHLGPFARDVSDLAMAYDAMQGGDAHDPACAQRPVEPVLPTLTHGVSDLRIAVAGGYFATDGMPEADAAVKAVAGALSATRNLVLEGAGIARAAAFLITNAESAAFHLERLRERADDFDPETRDRFLAGAMQPAAWYIQAQAARRWFHDEIMRAFADVDLIIAPATPCPAPEIGQKTLSLRGETVPLRPNLGLFTQPISCIGLPVAAVPVFGAGLPIGVQVIAAPWGEDLCLRVAHALQQAGVCEAKAPGLG; encoded by the coding sequence GTGAGTTTCGATGCCTTCACGCCGGCCCATCTGATCGCGGCGCAGATCAGGGACGGCGCGGTCTCGGCCGAGACCGTCGTCACCGGCTTCCTCGACCGGATCGCGAGGATCAATCCGCAGGTCAACGCCTTTACCGACGTCACCGCTGAGCGGGCTTTGGCGCAGGCGCGGGGGATCGATGCGGCGCGCATTGCGGGCAAGACGCTCGGGCCCCTGGCGGGCGTGCCCTTCGCCGCCAAGAATCTCTTCGACATCGAGGGCCTGCCGACGCGGGCCGGTTCGAAGATCAATCGCGAGCGCGCGCCGGCGCCGCGCGACGCCGTGCTGATCGAGCGGTTGAGCGCGGCCGGTGCGGTGCTCGTGGGCGGGCTCAACATGGGCGAATACGCCTATGATTTCACCGGCGAGAATGCCCATGACGGCGCTTGCCGCAATCCGCATGATCTTGCGCGCATGGCTGGCGGCTCCTCGTCGGGCTCCGGTTCCGCAACGGCGGCGGGGCTCGCTCCGCTATCGCTGGGCTCGGACACCAATGGTTCGATCCGCGTGCCGAGTTCGCTCTGCGGTGTCTTCGGGTTGAAGCCGACCTATGGCCGCCTGCCGCGCACGCGCAGCTTTCCGTTCTGCGACTCGCTCGACCATCTCGGCCCCTTCGCCCGCGACGTGAGCGATCTCGCCATGGCCTATGACGCGATGCAGGGAGGCGACGCGCATGATCCAGCCTGCGCGCAACGGCCGGTCGAACCGGTGCTGCCGACATTGACGCATGGCGTCTCGGATTTACGCATCGCGGTGGCCGGCGGCTATTTCGCGACTGACGGCATGCCGGAGGCCGATGCGGCGGTGAAGGCGGTCGCCGGGGCTCTCAGCGCGACGCGGAATCTAGTGCTGGAAGGGGCGGGCATCGCCCGCGCCGCGGCCTTCCTGATCACCAATGCCGAGAGCGCCGCGTTCCATCTCGAGCGCTTGCGGGAGCGGGCCGATGACTTCGATCCCGAGACGCGTGACCGCTTTCTGGCGGGCGCGATGCAGCCGGCGGCCTGGTACATCCAGGCGCAAGCGGCGCGGCGCTGGTTCCACGACGAGATAATGCGGGCCTTCGCCGATGTCGACCTGATCATCGCTCCGGCGACGCCTTGTCCGGCGCCGGAAATCGGCCAGAAGACGTTGAGCCTGCGCGGCGAGACCGTGCCGCTGCGGCCCAATCTCGGCCTGTTCACCCAGCCGATCTCCTGCATCGGCCTGCCCGTTGCGGCCGTGCCGGTGTTCGGCGCGGGCCTGCCGATCGGCGTGCAGGTGATCGCCGCGCCCTGGGGCGAGGATTTGTGCCTGCGGGTCGCGCATGCGTTGCAGCAAGCTGGGGTGTGCGAGGCGAAGGCGCCAGGGCTGGGGTAG
- the mbfA gene encoding iron exporter MbfA, with amino-acid sequence MLSRFSLPGLTGKRRFDDLSEKEILALAISSEEEDGRIYAIYAQKLRGDYAASAAIFDGMAEEEDEHRRRLIDLYQHRFGDVILPIRREHVSDFYTRKPVWLIENLGLDRMREEAEDMERQARDFYVAAAGRSSDIDTRKLLGELAAAEAKHESKAQDLTATHLGGEARVDEDMAAKRQFILTWVQPGLAGLMDGSVSTLAPIFATAFATQNPWTTFLIGLSASVGAGISMGFTEAAHDDGKISGRGAPWKRGLASGVMTMLGGLGHALPYLIPSFWTATAIALIVVFIELWAIVWIQNRFMETPFLRAAFQVVLGGGLVLAAGILIGAA; translated from the coding sequence ATGCTCTCGCGCTTCTCCCTGCCCGGCCTCACCGGCAAACGCCGCTTCGACGATCTGTCGGAGAAGGAAATCCTGGCCCTGGCGATTTCCTCCGAGGAGGAAGATGGCCGCATCTATGCGATCTATGCGCAGAAGCTGCGCGGCGACTATGCCGCCTCCGCCGCGATCTTCGATGGCATGGCGGAGGAGGAGGATGAGCACCGCAGGCGGCTGATCGACCTCTACCAGCACCGTTTCGGCGATGTCATCCTGCCGATCCGCCGCGAGCATGTTTCCGATTTCTACACGCGCAAGCCGGTCTGGCTGATCGAGAATCTCGGCCTCGACCGCATGCGGGAAGAGGCCGAGGACATGGAGCGTCAGGCCCGCGATTTCTATGTCGCGGCGGCCGGGCGTTCGAGCGATATCGACACACGCAAGCTGCTCGGCGAATTGGCGGCGGCCGAAGCCAAGCATGAGAGCAAGGCGCAGGACCTGACCGCGACGCATCTCGGCGGCGAGGCCCGCGTTGACGAGGACATGGCCGCCAAGCGCCAGTTCATCCTGACCTGGGTCCAGCCTGGCCTTGCGGGGCTGATGGACGGCTCGGTCTCGACGCTGGCCCCGATCTTCGCCACGGCCTTCGCGACCCAGAACCCCTGGACCACCTTCCTGATCGGCCTCTCGGCCTCGGTCGGCGCCGGCATCTCGATGGGCTTCACCGAGGCCGCCCATGACGACGGCAAGATTTCCGGTCGCGGTGCGCCTTGGAAACGCGGACTGGCTTCGGGCGTGATGACGATGCTCGGAGGGCTCGGCCATGCCTTGCCCTATCTGATCCCGTCCTTCTGGACCGCGACCGCGATCGCGCTCATCGTCGTCTTCATCGAGCTCTGGGCCATCGTCTGGATCCAGAACCGCTTCATGGAAACGCCCTTCCTGCGCGCCGCGTTCCAGGTCGTGCTTGGCGGCGGGCTGGTGCTGGCGGCGGGGATATTGATCGGCGCGGCGTAA
- a CDS encoding superoxide dismutase, translating to MINATSFSRRSLLGFGAAAIAVSAAPRVWAQAAAPAAPAGPFSLPKRAYEAAALEPNIDATTMDIHYTRHHAAYVAGLNAVAKDHGVVASTPLHKLLGDIGSVPEAARTAIRNAGGGHANHTMFWEVMGPNAGGVPTGDVAAAITKDLGGFDKFKADFEAAGLRVFGSGWVFVTVGADGKLALLGKPNQDSPLMDKHMVLLGNDVWEHAYYLKYQNRRADYLKSWWNVVNWAKVNERYAAAKAGKLTV from the coding sequence ATGATCAACGCGACTTCGTTTTCCCGCCGCTCGCTGCTCGGTTTCGGCGCGGCCGCCATCGCTGTCTCGGCCGCCCCCAGGGTCTGGGCCCAGGCCGCTGCGCCGGCGGCTCCGGCAGGCCCCTTCTCATTGCCCAAGCGCGCTTATGAGGCCGCCGCGCTCGAGCCCAATATCGACGCGACCACGATGGACATCCACTACACCCGCCACCACGCCGCCTATGTCGCCGGCCTCAATGCCGTTGCCAAGGACCATGGCGTCGTCGCCTCGACACCCCTCCACAAATTGCTCGGCGACATCGGCTCGGTTCCGGAAGCGGCCCGCACCGCAATCCGCAATGCCGGCGGCGGCCATGCCAACCACACCATGTTCTGGGAGGTCATGGGTCCCAACGCGGGCGGCGTACCGACCGGCGACGTCGCGGCTGCGATCACCAAGGACCTCGGCGGTTTCGACAAGTTCAAGGCCGATTTCGAGGCCGCGGGCCTGCGCGTCTTCGGCTCTGGCTGGGTCTTTGTCACCGTCGGCGCCGACGGCAAGCTCGCCTTGCTCGGCAAGCCGAACCAGGACAGCCCGCTGATGGACAAGCATATGGTCCTGCTCGGCAACGATGTCTGGGAGCACGCCTATTACCTGAAATACCAGAACCGCCGCGCCGACTACCTCAAGAGCTGGTGGAACGTGGTCAACTGGGCCAAGGTCAATGAGCGCTATGCCGCCGCCAAGGCCGGCAAGCTGACCGTCTGA
- a CDS encoding DMT family transporter codes for MSSTNARTLLLVPLLGLLWGFNWPAVRISLSEIAPWTLRAGGMTFAGLTLVAVALLRGQSLLVRRSEWPRLLLAGFLSIAAFNVLLAFAQLMAPTSRAAILTFTMPIWATLLARLWLGEALDRRKLLGLALGIAGLASLGLPLIRGGGLTLGLLFALIAALSWALGTIVTKRWPVSVPALTVAAWQLLIGGAVAALGMLAFEGLPVPKMLAPRTLAALSFHILGAQALAYFLWFTVIARLPAGIASIGTLMVPAVGVLGSVVLLGERPSPSDWLGLVLVVAASGTILLPARPLAGLKAAR; via the coding sequence ATGAGTTCGACTAACGCCCGCACGCTCCTTCTCGTTCCCTTGCTCGGCCTTCTCTGGGGCTTCAACTGGCCGGCCGTCAGGATATCGCTCAGCGAGATCGCGCCCTGGACGCTTCGTGCCGGCGGCATGACCTTCGCGGGGTTGACGCTGGTCGCGGTTGCGCTGCTGCGCGGCCAATCGCTGCTGGTGCGGCGCTCGGAATGGCCGCGCTTGCTGCTGGCGGGCTTCCTTTCGATCGCCGCCTTCAACGTCCTGCTTGCCTTCGCGCAATTGATGGCGCCGACCTCGCGCGCCGCGATCCTGACCTTCACCATGCCGATCTGGGCGACGCTGCTGGCGCGGCTTTGGCTGGGCGAGGCGCTCGACCGGCGCAAGCTGCTCGGGCTCGCGCTCGGCATCGCTGGGCTGGCATCGCTGGGGCTGCCGCTGATCCGTGGCGGCGGGTTGACGCTCGGCCTGCTGTTTGCGCTGATCGCCGCCCTGAGCTGGGCCCTGGGCACGATCGTGACCAAGCGCTGGCCGGTCTCAGTGCCGGCCCTGACGGTGGCCGCCTGGCAGCTCCTGATCGGCGGGGCGGTCGCTGCGCTCGGCATGCTCGCCTTCGAGGGGCTGCCGGTGCCCAAGATGCTGGCGCCGCGCACCCTTGCCGCCTTGAGCTTCCACATCCTGGGCGCACAGGCTTTGGCCTATTTCCTCTGGTTCACCGTGATCGCGCGATTGCCGGCGGGTATCGCCAGCATCGGCACCCTGATGGTTCCCGCCGTCGGCGTGCTTGGCTCGGTCGTGCTGCTCGGCGAGCGGCCGAGCCCGAGCGACTGGCTCGGCCTCGTGCTGGTGGTGGCGGCCTCGGGAACGATCCTGCTGCCGGCAAGGCCGCTGGCGGGCCTCAAGGCGGCGCGATGA
- a CDS encoding GNAT family N-acetyltransferase, which yields MADFAACLAMDRDPEVTKHVAGPWHDPERHERFLLERIQKPFGSGLGYWSLFAKREPDQFLGWILLIPYDGVGPDIEIGWRLNQLAWGKGYATEAARPIVEHAFRTVGLRRIVADIDPANSASMRVSEKLGLAFIGDGEHDGMPCKCYATTREDFFAANPRKP from the coding sequence ATGGCGGATTTCGCGGCCTGTCTGGCGATGGACCGGGACCCAGAGGTGACGAAACATGTTGCGGGGCCCTGGCATGATCCCGAACGGCATGAGCGCTTCCTGCTCGAGCGGATTCAAAAACCCTTCGGCTCCGGCTTGGGGTATTGGTCGCTCTTCGCCAAGCGGGAGCCCGACCAGTTCCTCGGCTGGATTCTCCTGATCCCTTATGACGGTGTTGGGCCGGACATCGAAATCGGCTGGCGACTGAACCAGCTCGCATGGGGCAAGGGCTATGCGACCGAGGCGGCACGCCCGATCGTCGAGCACGCTTTCCGAACGGTGGGCCTTCGCCGGATCGTCGCGGACATCGACCCGGCGAATTCGGCCTCGATGCGGGTATCCGAGAAGCTGGGCTTGGCCTTCATCGGCGATGGCGAGCATGATGGCATGCCGTGCAAATGCTACGCGACGACGCGGGAGGATTTCTTCGCGGCGAATCCCCGCAAACCCTGA